The following coding sequences lie in one Fimbriimonadaceae bacterium genomic window:
- a CDS encoding GNAT family N-acetyltransferase yields MITSLSPILATADIQATVKFYTDVLGFTSSWTWGDTPDFGGANWGNVSFMFSLNPELAERSEGQEQWISVEDVDSLYAKHLENGALIVSAIEDKPWGRREYTVRDPSGYHLRFAGDPSHFSQGPGEFPHGVKIVRRMPTQQEYDTVAGSAFYKDGAPEGVLDRTWQGIVAINPDGEVIGTTRIMYDAPGWFSIWDVAVLPDWQGKRIGTAMMEEAIEIVREEAPGAFVFLFTFKHGFYERLGFSKGSVHMLKV; encoded by the coding sequence GTGATCACTAGCCTATCGCCGATTCTGGCCACTGCCGATATTCAGGCCACGGTTAAGTTTTACACCGACGTCCTCGGCTTCACCTCAAGCTGGACGTGGGGTGATACGCCCGACTTCGGCGGAGCCAACTGGGGCAACGTCAGCTTCATGTTCAGTCTCAACCCGGAGCTGGCTGAGCGCAGCGAGGGCCAAGAGCAGTGGATCAGCGTCGAGGATGTGGATTCACTTTATGCCAAGCATCTTGAAAACGGAGCGTTGATCGTCTCGGCGATTGAAGACAAGCCTTGGGGCCGACGGGAGTACACCGTCCGCGATCCGAGCGGATACCATCTTCGCTTTGCCGGCGACCCCTCGCATTTCTCGCAAGGACCGGGCGAGTTCCCCCACGGAGTGAAGATCGTGCGCCGGATGCCAACTCAGCAAGAATATGACACGGTTGCAGGCAGCGCTTTCTATAAAGATGGCGCGCCGGAGGGAGTTCTTGATCGCACCTGGCAAGGCATCGTGGCAATAAACCCTGATGGTGAAGTGATCGGGACGACGCGAATCATGTACGATGCCCCCGGCTGGTTCAGCATTTGGGACGTAGCCGTGCTGCCCGATTGGCAGGGCAAGAGGATCGGGACGGCGATGATGGAGGAGGCTATAGAAATTGTCCGAGAAGAAGCGCCAGGGGCCTTTGTATTTCTCTTCACGTTCAAACACGGCTTCTATGAACGGCTTGGATTTTCCAAGGGCAGCGTCCATATGTTGAAAG